The sequence below is a genomic window from Macaca fascicularis isolate 582-1 chromosome 3, T2T-MFA8v1.1.
gctgcagtgagccatgatcctccCACTGATCatgctccagcttgggtgacaaagcaagaccccaactcaGAGAAAagctttaaagaaaatgtttttagccTCAGGAACTCAAAACTCAAGGAGCTGTTTCTAGTGTGTTGACGTATCTGgatttatataaatgtttgtgAGTTAATGGACTCCTTTGAGAACACAATGAAAACTCTAAAGACAGTAATAATTATCAACATGTTTAAGTACTTAAGTTCTAAGGTCCTTGCATGTATTAATTCGCTTGGTGGATTAAAGTAAAAACAGTGTAGAGTGCAGCTAGGACAATATACAtgtacaaatacacacatataccttAATATTTTTAGGGTGTTCACAGGTTCTGATGAGAACATTCAGGAAACCCAGTTAAGATTCCTTCCTCTGTAAGGTACCCCTAGTGCTTGTAGAACATAGTAAGTGCATGATGGCAAGTAACTATGGactcatttatataaagttctgCTGGCCTAAAGGTTTTCAGAAGAGTATTACCCCATGAGCACGTGGTAGAAAGTCTGTCAGCAAACCTGCCTTCTTGATCCCTAGCTCTAGGATTGTCTTAATCAGGGTGTGGCCTTTTACTTCttgggagcctcagtttctttttctgtgtaatGGTGGTATTAGGTAGATGGTCTTGAATGGCTCTTACAGCTCTCAAATTCTACAGTAACTTGAGCTTGCTTTTTATTGAATAGAAGATACAGCTTGCAGAGCCAAACACTAACTTATGTGAATTGTTTTTTTACAGCATTTCTGTCATCATTTGTTATGAATTCAGGAGTCTGGGAAGAAGTTGGTTGTGCTAAACTCTGGAATGAATGGTGTAGAACAGCAGACACTACACATCTATCCTCCACAGAGGCTTTTTGTGGGTTTTATCATCTCAAATCCAATCCCTCGGTAGGTGGGACTTGTGTGTTCGAAAAGTAGTTATTTAAGTATCACTTATATGGTATTTACTGGTAGTATACTTTAGTATGGCAAGTCTTTCAGTTGCTCTGTCAGTGTGCACTTTTTCTGATACTAATCACCAGTAGTGGTTTGACTCTTAAATTTTAAAGAGAGTAGGTCAATAGTGGAGCCAGGAAAATAAGTATTACCTAAGTGTTGTCATTCACATGTTACATATATGGTGATAGTTTGGGATGTGTGTAAAACTTACTTGACAAAAAACGTGGAACTTGACTTTTCAGGTTTTCCTCTGTCAATGCAGTTGCTACGTTGCAGAAGATCAGCAGTATCAGTGGCTGGAAAAGGTAAGAGAGAAACGAAAACCTGTGAATGGTTAGTCTACaggagttttcattttttatgggtTCGGTGTCTTTTAACTTAAACTTATGCAgtcagatatttatttctttaaaatattgtggGAATTTCTTTtggaatataaagaataaaagaacttGCTTATTTAACGTGACCAACCAATTGTGTTTTATACTTCTGTGACCTACCATCCTCAATGCTGAGGTACAGAAGTATAAAACACAGTTAGTCCTCAGCATTGAGGACGGTAGGTCACAGAAGTATAAAACACAATTGGATTCCTCCCGCCCATCTTTCTTTGTTTACATCACTTTAGATCTTATTAAAAGGTAAAGGGGTTCTTAGAAATCTATCAAATCCAGACTCTTCCTGTTATAGAAGAGGACAGTTAGAACCACCGTCATTGAAACTTACCTGTAAGTGTAGTAATTCCAAAAATGAATTTCATAAGAGTTATTTTTCAGGTGTCAGTGATAGGTGGGAGAGGGAATGAATGTCAGGTGTGTACTTGTGACTTTTTTCCTCTGGACAGCAGGCCTGTAGTCACTATTCTGGCACCCTGACTTCATTTACTCCACATCACAGGCCCCTTAAGTAGGCAGTGCCGGCATGACGTGTTCAtctgttcttgtgttgctataaagaatacctgaggctgggtcatttattaaaaaaagaggtttaactggttcacagttctgcaggctgtacaggaagcatggtgctggcatctgcttggcttcagCTGAGGCCTCAGGAGcctccaatcatggtggaaggtgaagggggagcaggcagatcacatggtgagagcatGAGAGAGAGGAGGAGCCAGCCTATTTTGAACTACCAGCTCTAGTATGAAGTGAGTGAGAAGGGAGAAGTCAGTCACGTATCACCAACAGGATGGTGCTaggccattcatgagggatctacccccatatccagtcacttcccaccaggccctgcctccaaaactgggaatcacattttaacatgagatttggagtggACAGTTGTCTAAACTATATCACCTTAGTTCACTAATGAGGAAAGTGTCTTGGAAAAAAATTGCCCACCTAGAAAGCAGAACCAAGATCAAACCCAGGTTGAGACCGCAGGTGTGTTCTGTTTCTCCAAGGCACACTCCCACCCCTGCTAGGCATGTTATTATTGTCTGTGGTGTTAGGTGAATACCTAGAGGAATGTTTCCATGCTGTAACaaaattatgtgttttttaaaaattttaaatcaattttatgtTAGGTTTTTGGCTCTTGTCCAAGGAAGAACATGCAGATAACTATTCTCACATGTCGACACGTTACCGATTATAAAACCTTAGAATCCACTGGCagccttccttctcctttcctgaaAGCCCTGAAAACACAGAATTTCAAAGACC
It includes:
- the PSMG1 gene encoding proteasome assembly chaperone 1 isoform X2, which encodes MNSGVWEEVGCAKLWNEWCRTADTTHLSSTEAFCGFYHLKSNPSVFLCQCSCYVAEDQQYQWLEKVFGSCPRKNMQITILTCRHVTDYKTLESTGSLPSPFLKALKTQNFKDPACCPLLEQPNIVHDLPAAVLSYCQVWKIPAILYLCYTDVMKLDLMTVEAFKPILSTRSLKGLVKNIPQSTEILKKLMTTNEIQSNIYT